One Curtobacterium sp. MCLR17_007 DNA window includes the following coding sequences:
- the mutM gene encoding bifunctional DNA-formamidopyrimidine glycosylase/DNA-(apurinic or apyrimidinic site) lyase: protein MPELPEVEVVRAGLEPAVSGARVLAVHVLDDRALTRHDGPAEDFAERLTGRTIEAAVRRGKFLWMPLRTAPGATPEALVAHLGMSGQILLGRDRPAAKHRRVLLEVQPAGPARDGAPEPPVELEFVDQRTFGSMAIDRMVPTIDGAPAGSAGAVDLQQPDAVWRRSIPGQVSHIARDPLDPAFDDGRFLQLVRKRASGIKRVLLDQGVVSGIGNIYADESLWAAKLHFDRPAERLPRASVQLLLDEVRSVLRRALEDGGTSFDAQYVNVNGQSGYFSQRLNVYGQQGKPCPRCGTPIVREAFMNRSSHRCPVCQPSPRSRTR, encoded by the coding sequence GTGCCCGAACTCCCCGAGGTCGAGGTCGTCCGCGCCGGCCTCGAACCCGCCGTCAGTGGTGCCCGCGTCCTCGCCGTGCACGTCCTCGACGACCGCGCACTCACGCGCCATGACGGACCCGCCGAGGACTTCGCCGAGCGGCTGACCGGCCGGACCATCGAAGCGGCCGTCCGCCGCGGCAAGTTCCTCTGGATGCCGCTGCGCACGGCACCGGGCGCGACCCCGGAGGCCCTGGTCGCCCACCTCGGCATGAGCGGGCAGATCCTGCTGGGCCGCGACCGCCCCGCGGCGAAGCACCGTCGGGTCCTGCTCGAGGTGCAGCCAGCCGGTCCGGCCCGCGACGGCGCACCGGAGCCCCCCGTCGAGCTCGAGTTCGTCGACCAGCGCACGTTCGGCTCGATGGCGATCGACCGGATGGTGCCGACGATCGACGGTGCCCCCGCCGGGTCGGCCGGCGCCGTCGACCTGCAGCAGCCCGACGCCGTCTGGCGGCGGAGCATCCCCGGGCAGGTGTCCCACATCGCCCGCGACCCGCTGGACCCCGCGTTCGACGACGGCCGCTTCCTGCAGCTGGTCCGGAAGCGCGCCAGCGGGATCAAGCGGGTGCTGCTCGACCAGGGCGTCGTCAGCGGCATCGGCAACATCTACGCCGACGAGTCACTCTGGGCTGCGAAGCTCCACTTCGACCGCCCCGCCGAGCGCCTGCCCCGAGCGAGCGTGCAGCTGCTGCTCGACGAGGTCCGGAGCGTGCTCCGCCGTGCCCTCGAGGACGGCGGGACGAGCTTCGACGCGCAGTACGTCAACGTGAACGGGCAGTCCGGGTACTTCTCGCAGCGCCTCAACGTCTACGGCCAGCAGGGCAAGCCGTGCCCGCGGTGCGGCACGCCGATCGTGCGCGAGGCCTTCATGAACCGCTCGAGCCACCGTTGCCCCGTGTGCCAACCGAGCCCGCGCTCCCGCACGCGCTAG
- the rnc gene encoding ribonuclease III — protein sequence MKATSGSTGSNPAGSDVVRLQALLGVQVDPELLQLALTHRSFAYEHGGIGHNERLEFLGDSILGQAVTVKLYRDFPDLDEGDLAKRRASLVSTVALAEIARLNGLGAFIRLGKGEELTGGRNKSSILADTVEAVIGATYLSAGPDEATALVLRLVQPLLIDPDRFGAAMDPKTSLQELASALSLGNPAYRVTEEGPDHDKLFHATVVLQGEDIATGSGTSKKTAEMAAALDSWTRLSGRSTDAAATAPPPSEA from the coding sequence ATGAAGGCGACGTCCGGTTCCACGGGGTCCAACCCCGCGGGGTCGGACGTCGTCCGTCTGCAGGCCCTGTTGGGCGTGCAGGTCGACCCTGAGCTGCTCCAGCTCGCCCTGACCCACCGCTCGTTCGCGTACGAGCACGGCGGGATCGGGCACAACGAACGTCTCGAGTTCCTCGGGGACTCGATCCTCGGTCAGGCCGTCACGGTCAAGCTCTACCGCGACTTCCCGGACCTCGACGAAGGCGACCTGGCCAAGCGACGTGCCAGCCTCGTCTCGACAGTCGCCCTCGCCGAGATCGCCCGGCTGAACGGCCTCGGTGCCTTCATCCGGCTGGGCAAGGGCGAAGAACTGACCGGGGGCCGGAACAAGTCCTCGATCCTGGCCGACACCGTCGAAGCCGTCATCGGTGCGACGTACCTGTCCGCCGGCCCGGACGAGGCCACCGCGCTCGTCCTGCGCCTGGTGCAACCGCTGCTGATCGACCCGGACCGCTTCGGCGCGGCGATGGACCCCAAGACGAGCCTGCAGGAACTGGCCTCGGCGCTGTCCCTCGGCAACCCGGCCTACCGGGTGACCGAAGAGGGCCCCGACCACGACAAGCTGTTCCACGCGACCGTGGTGCTGCAGGGCGAGGACATCGCCACGGGCTCGGGCACGAGCAAGAAGACCGCCGAGATGGCCGCCGCACTCGACTCCTGGACCCGCCTGTCCGGGCGCAGCACCGACGCCGCAGCCACGGCACCCCCGCCCTCCGAGGCCTGA
- the rpmF gene encoding 50S ribosomal protein L32, whose amino-acid sequence MAVPKRKQSRANTHARRSQWKAAPVQLVKTIENGQVTYSLPHRAKVVEDSAGTPLYMEYKGRKVADV is encoded by the coding sequence ATGGCCGTTCCCAAGCGCAAGCAGTCCCGTGCCAACACGCACGCCCGTCGTTCGCAGTGGAAGGCCGCGCCGGTCCAGCTCGTGAAGACCATCGAGAACGGCCAGGTCACCTACAGCCTCCCGCACCGCGCGAAGGTCGTCGAGGACTCGGCCGGCACCCCCCTGTACATGGAGTACAAGGGCCGCAAGGTCGCCGACGTCTGA
- a CDS encoding DUF177 domain-containing protein, which translates to MNSPYALRVRDLAHRPGEMREHTLDITVPEALGAGVVAVQEGAEMHIELRLEGLHEGVLVSGHASAEATGQCSRCLIDIAEPVEVDFAELFAYDPSEDFDFHVHEDHVDCEPVVRDAVVLSLPFQPVCRPDCPGLDPVTGERLADLGDRPASAPTDPRWAALDGLTFDGDRTPTD; encoded by the coding sequence GTGAACAGCCCCTACGCCCTGCGCGTGCGTGACCTCGCGCACCGCCCGGGCGAGATGCGCGAGCACACGCTCGACATCACCGTCCCCGAAGCCCTCGGTGCCGGTGTCGTCGCGGTCCAGGAAGGCGCCGAGATGCACATCGAGCTCCGGCTCGAGGGGCTCCACGAAGGGGTGCTCGTCTCCGGACACGCGTCGGCCGAGGCGACCGGGCAGTGCTCGCGCTGCCTGATCGACATCGCCGAGCCCGTCGAGGTCGATTTCGCCGAGCTGTTCGCGTATGATCCCTCGGAGGATTTCGACTTCCATGTTCACGAAGACCACGTGGATTGTGAACCGGTCGTTCGAGACGCGGTGGTGCTGTCGCTGCCGTTCCAGCCGGTCTGTCGACCGGACTGCCCAGGACTCGACCCGGTGACGGGCGAACGACTGGCAGATCTGGGTGATCGCCCGGCGTCCGCGCCGACGGATCCCCGCTGGGCCGCGCTCGACGGACTCACGTTCGACGGCGACCGCACCCCCACCGACTGA
- the coaD gene encoding pantetheine-phosphate adenylyltransferase: MAQIAVVPGSFDPVTLGHLDVIGRAAGLFDEVHVLVVHNPDKKTAMFDAPDRVRLIEESLAEVGAPDTIRVGEWTAGLLVDYCRQVGASVLVKGVRSGEDVAYETPMAIMNRHLADVETVFLLPDASRAHVSSSLIRQVATLGGDVAPYVPAVVGEALRRRLA; encoded by the coding sequence ATGGCGCAGATCGCGGTGGTCCCCGGTTCCTTCGACCCCGTGACCCTCGGGCACCTGGACGTGATCGGCCGCGCCGCCGGACTGTTCGACGAGGTCCACGTGCTCGTCGTGCACAACCCCGACAAGAAGACCGCGATGTTCGACGCGCCCGACCGGGTCCGGCTCATCGAGGAGTCCCTGGCCGAGGTCGGCGCGCCGGACACCATCCGGGTCGGGGAGTGGACCGCCGGGTTGCTCGTCGACTACTGCCGCCAGGTCGGCGCCTCGGTCCTGGTCAAGGGCGTCCGGTCCGGCGAGGACGTCGCGTACGAGACACCGATGGCGATCATGAACCGGCACCTGGCCGACGTCGAGACGGTGTTCCTGCTGCCCGACGCCTCGCGAGCGCACGTGTCGAGTTCCCTCATCCGCCAGGTCGCGACCCTCGGTGGTGACGTCGCGCCGTACGTCCCCGCAGTGGTGGGCGAGGCACTCCGGCGCCGACTCGCCTGA
- a CDS encoding ATP-dependent DNA helicase RecG, with protein MANVLGGRTAKAIEKAFGHRTVGEFLEHAPRRYAERGALTALDSLAIGESVTIVAEVVDVRERTMRQRRGSILEAKIGDGKGLLTLTFFNQGWRTKDLVVGARGIFAGKVGDYRGARQLAHPDYELFDADDPRATADPESDEAIRFSRQPIPIYPATASLSSWQIAKAMAVVLDTLPDIADPVPSSVRTRLDLVPFRRALELLHRPEKVADFKRAQDALRYREAFVLQTALVQRRIAARATASTPRTASPGGILERFDAMLPFTLTDDQQTVGAEIAQDMAGSWPMHRLVQGEVGSGKTLVAIRAMLTVAESGGQSALIAPTEVLAAQHLRSIVKFLGPDLAAELRPVILTGSQSTDERRRALLAAASGGSRLVVGTHALLGDRVDFAELGLVVVDEQHRFGVEQREALRTKGRTPPHVLVLTATPIPRTVAMTVFGDLDVSTIAGMPSGRAGVETHAVGLAEHPAWESRIWTRMAEELATGRQAFVVCPAIDDAHAEDDGEPAPPTEGDDAPKHAPATVLATAERMRTMPVLQGRRIEVLHGRMSGDEKDRVMTAFAAGDVDVLVATTVIEVGVDVPNASMMAILDADRFGVSQLHQLRGRIGRGQWAGVCLLVTTAEAETPSRERVDAVAASDDGFELARVDLELRREGDVLGERQSGGRSSLNLLRVVRDADLIMDARAEAERLLERDPGLQDQDELRDALARRLDESDAAFLGKN; from the coding sequence CTGGCGAACGTCCTCGGCGGGCGAACGGCCAAGGCGATCGAGAAGGCGTTCGGACACCGCACCGTGGGCGAGTTCCTCGAGCACGCACCCCGCCGCTACGCCGAGCGCGGGGCCCTGACAGCGCTCGACTCGCTCGCGATCGGCGAGTCCGTGACGATCGTGGCCGAGGTCGTCGACGTGCGCGAACGCACCATGCGCCAGCGCCGCGGATCGATCCTCGAAGCCAAGATCGGCGACGGCAAGGGGCTGCTGACGCTGACCTTCTTCAACCAGGGTTGGCGGACGAAGGACCTGGTGGTGGGCGCCCGCGGCATCTTCGCCGGCAAGGTCGGTGACTACCGCGGCGCTCGGCAGCTCGCGCATCCCGACTACGAGCTGTTCGACGCCGACGACCCGCGCGCCACCGCCGACCCCGAGTCGGACGAGGCGATCCGGTTCTCGCGGCAGCCGATCCCGATCTACCCGGCGACGGCGTCCCTGTCCTCGTGGCAGATCGCCAAGGCCATGGCGGTGGTGCTCGACACCCTGCCGGACATCGCCGACCCCGTGCCGTCCTCCGTGCGGACACGCCTGGACCTCGTGCCCTTCCGTCGCGCCCTGGAACTGCTCCACCGGCCCGAGAAGGTCGCCGACTTCAAACGCGCGCAGGACGCCCTGCGCTACCGCGAGGCATTCGTCCTGCAGACCGCCCTGGTCCAACGACGCATCGCGGCCCGGGCGACCGCCTCGACACCCCGCACCGCCTCGCCCGGGGGGATCCTCGAGCGGTTCGACGCCATGCTCCCGTTCACCCTGACCGACGACCAGCAGACCGTGGGCGCGGAGATCGCGCAGGACATGGCCGGCTCGTGGCCGATGCACCGGCTGGTCCAGGGCGAGGTCGGCTCCGGCAAGACGCTGGTGGCGATCCGCGCGATGCTGACCGTCGCCGAGTCCGGGGGGCAGTCCGCCCTCATCGCCCCGACCGAGGTCCTGGCCGCGCAGCACCTGCGCTCCATCGTGAAGTTCCTCGGCCCCGACCTGGCGGCCGAGCTCCGCCCGGTGATCCTGACCGGTTCGCAGTCCACTGACGAACGCCGCCGGGCACTGCTGGCCGCGGCGTCAGGGGGGTCGCGACTGGTGGTCGGCACGCACGCGCTGCTCGGCGACCGCGTCGACTTCGCCGAGCTCGGCCTGGTGGTCGTCGACGAACAGCACCGGTTCGGCGTCGAACAGCGTGAAGCCCTGCGGACGAAGGGCCGGACGCCACCGCACGTGCTGGTGCTCACCGCGACGCCGATCCCGCGCACCGTGGCGATGACGGTGTTCGGCGACCTCGACGTCTCCACGATCGCCGGCATGCCGTCCGGACGTGCCGGCGTCGAGACCCACGCGGTCGGACTCGCCGAGCACCCCGCGTGGGAGTCCCGCATCTGGACCCGCATGGCCGAGGAACTCGCGACGGGTCGTCAGGCGTTCGTGGTCTGTCCCGCCATCGACGACGCCCACGCCGAGGACGACGGCGAGCCCGCCCCGCCGACCGAGGGCGACGACGCACCGAAGCACGCCCCGGCGACCGTCCTGGCCACCGCGGAGCGGATGCGCACCATGCCGGTCCTGCAGGGCCGCCGCATCGAGGTCCTGCACGGCCGGATGTCGGGCGACGAGAAGGACCGGGTGATGACGGCGTTCGCGGCCGGCGACGTCGACGTCCTGGTCGCGACCACCGTGATCGAGGTCGGTGTCGACGTGCCGAACGCCTCGATGATGGCGATCCTCGACGCCGACCGGTTCGGCGTCTCCCAGCTGCACCAGCTCCGCGGCCGCATCGGCCGCGGACAGTGGGCGGGCGTCTGCCTGCTCGTCACCACCGCCGAGGCCGAGACCCCCTCGCGCGAACGCGTCGACGCCGTGGCCGCGTCGGACGACGGGTTCGAGCTCGCCCGGGTCGACCTCGAGCTCCGCCGCGAAGGCGACGTCCTGGGCGAACGCCAGTCGGGCGGGCGGTCCTCGCTCAACCTCCTGCGTGTCGTCCGCGACGCCGACCTGATCATGGACGCACGTGCTGAGGCCGAGCGGCTGCTGGAACGCGACCCGGGCCTCCAGGACCAGGACGAGCTGCGCGACGCGCTCGCGCGACGGCTCGACGAGTCCGACGCGGCGTTCCTCGGCAAGAACTAG
- a CDS encoding RsmD family RNA methyltransferase, translating to MTRIIAGGAGSLTLRVPKSGTRPTSDRVREALFSSLQSRGLVDDTSVADLYAGTGALGLEAASRGAVEVVLVDRAPAAATACRENARAVQQRVKGVRIDVFAQPVLGFLRGTVRTFDLVFIDPPYDVAETEITEVLETLTPKLTPDAVVVVERSKRSPEPTWPAGLEPFSKRSYGETVAWEAVVAAG from the coding sequence ATGACCCGCATCATCGCCGGTGGCGCCGGCTCCCTGACGCTCCGGGTGCCGAAGTCGGGCACCCGCCCGACCAGCGACCGCGTGCGCGAGGCGCTGTTCTCGTCGCTGCAGTCGCGCGGGCTCGTCGACGACACGTCGGTGGCCGACCTGTACGCGGGGACGGGTGCGCTCGGGCTGGAAGCGGCCTCGCGCGGGGCGGTCGAGGTCGTCCTGGTCGACCGGGCGCCGGCGGCGGCGACCGCCTGTCGCGAGAACGCCCGTGCCGTGCAGCAGCGCGTCAAGGGCGTGCGGATCGACGTGTTCGCGCAGCCCGTGCTCGGGTTCCTGCGCGGGACCGTCCGCACGTTCGACCTCGTGTTCATCGACCCGCCGTACGACGTCGCCGAGACCGAGATCACCGAGGTGCTCGAGACCCTCACACCGAAGCTCACCCCCGACGCCGTGGTGGTCGTCGAGCGCAGCAAGCGGTCGCCCGAGCCGACGTGGCCTGCCGGTCTCGAACCGTTCAGCAAGCGCAGCTACGGCGAGACCGTGGCGTGGGAAGCCGTGGTCGCCGCGGGCT